From a region of the Arvicanthis niloticus isolate mArvNil1 chromosome 6, mArvNil1.pat.X, whole genome shotgun sequence genome:
- the Serpinf2 gene encoding alpha-2-antiplasmin, which yields MALLRGFLVLSLSCLQGPCFMFSPVSAMDLLGQQPVSEQAQQKLPPPALLKLANQDLGGHATLKRSAGDCKSTPTAEETRRLAQAMMAFTTDLFSLVAQTSTSSNLVLSPLSVALALSHLALGAQNQTLESLQRVLHVNTGSCLPHLLSHFYQNLGPRTIRLAARIYLQKGFPIKDDFLEQSERLFGAKPVELTGRQEEDLANINQWVKEATEGKIEDFLSELPDNTVLLLLNAIHFHGFWRTKFDPSLTQKGSFHLDERFTVPVDMMHSLSYPLRWFLLEQPEIQVAHFPFKNNMSFVVIMPTYFEWNVSEVLANLTWDTLYQPSLREKPTKVWLPKLHLQQQLDLVATLSQLGLQELFQGPDLRGISDQSLVVSSVQHQSTMELSEAGVEAAAATSTAMTRMSLSSFTVNRPFIFFLMEDTMGMPLFVGSVRNPNPRAQPQLQEQQDSPDNRLLVRNDKDDFHGDKTFGPDLKLAPRLEEDYPQFSSPK from the exons ATGGCACTGCTCCGGGGATTCCTGGTACTCAGCTTGTCCTGTCTGCAAGGTCCCTGTTTCATG TTCTCTCCTGTGAGCGCCATGGATCTCCTGGGCCAGCAG CCAGTGAGTGAGCAGGCCCAGCAGAAGCTGCCCCCACCTGCCCTCCTCAAGTTGGCCAACCAG GATCTTGGTGGCCATGCTACCCTGAAGAGGTCCGCAGGAGACTGCAAGAGTACCCCAACTGCAGAGGAGACTCGCAGGCTGGCTCAGGCCATGATGGCTTTTACTACTGACCTGTTCTCCTTGGTGGCCCAAACATCTACCAGCTCCAACCTTGTCCTGTCACCCCTTAGTGTGGCTCTAGCACTCTCTCACCTGGCACTAG GTGCTCAGAACCAAACACTAGAGAGCTTGCAACGAGTGTTGCACGTGAACACAGGATCCTGCCTCCCACATCTACTGAGTCATTTCTACCAGAACCTAGGCCCTAGGACAATCCGACTAGCTGCCAGAATATACCTGCAGAAAG GATTTCCCATCAAAGATGATTTCCTGGAGCAATCAGAAAGGCTCTTTGGTGCGAAGCCGGTGGAACTGACTGGAAGGCAGGAGGAAGACCTGGCGAATATCAACCAATGGGTGAAGGAGGCCACAGAGGGGAAGATTGAGGATTTCCTCTCTGAGCTGCCGGATAACACCGTGCTGCTTCTCCTCAATGCCATCCACTTTCATG GTTTCTGGAGGACCAAGTTTGACCCGAGCCTCACCCAGAAGGGCTCCTTCCACCTGGATGAGCGGTTCACAGTGCCAGTGGACATGATGCATTCACTGTCATATCCTCTTCGGTGGTTCCTGCTGGAGCAACCTGAGATACAG GTGGCTCATTTCCCCTTTAAGAACAACATGAGCTTTGTGGTCATAATGCCAACTTATTTTGAGTGGAACGTGTCTGAAGTGCTAGCCAACCTGACCTGGGACACTCTGTACCAGCCCTCGCTGCGGGAGAAGCCCACCAAGGTGTGGCTGCCTAAACTCCATCTGCAACAGCAGCTGGACCTGGTGGCCACCCTCAGCCAGCTGG GCCTACAGGAATTGTTCCAGGGCCCAGACCTGCGTGGGATCTCTGACCAGAGTCTGGTGGTGTCTAGCGTGCAGCATCAGTCTACCATGGAGCTCAGTGAGGCCGGTGTGGAGGCGGCCGCAGCTACCAGCACTGCCATGACCCGAATGTCCCTCTCCTCCTTCACTGTGAACCGAcccttcatcttcttcctgaTGGAGGATACCATGGGCATGCCTCTCTTTGTGGGCAGTGTGAGGAACCCTAACCCCAGGGCACAGCCCCAGCTCCAGGAACAGCAAGATTCCCCTGACAACAGGCTCTTAGTCCGAAATGACAAAGATGACTTCCATGGAGACAAGACCTTTGGTCCTGACTTGAAACTTGCACCCCGCCTGGAGGAAGATTATCCCCAGTTTAGCTCCCCCAAGTGA